From Pan paniscus chromosome 6, NHGRI_mPanPan1-v2.0_pri, whole genome shotgun sequence, one genomic window encodes:
- the GPR146 gene encoding probable G-protein coupled receptor 146, whose translation MWSCSWFNGTGLVEELPACQDLQLGLSLLSLLGLVVGVPVGLCYNALLVLANLHSKASMTMPDVYFVNMAVAGLVLSALAPVHLLGPPSSRWALWSVGGEVHVALQIPFNVSSLVAMYSTALLSLDHYIERALPRTYMASVYNTRHVCGFVWGGALLTSFSSLLFYICSHVSTRALECAKMQNAEAADATLVFIGYVVPALAALYALVLLSRVHREDTPLDRDTGRLEPSAHRLLVATVCTQFGLWTPHYLILLGHTVIISRGKPVDAHYLGLLHFVKDFSKLLAFSSSFVTPLLYRYMNQSFPSKLRRLMKKLPCGDRHCSPDHMGVQQVLA comes from the coding sequence ATGTGGAGCTGCAGCTGGTTCAACGGCACAGGGCTGGTGGAGGAGCTGCCTGCCTGCCAGGACCTGCAGCTGGGGCTGTCACTGTTGTCgctgctgggcctggtggtgggcgtgCCAGTGGGCCTGTGCTACAACGCCCTGCTGGTGCTGGCCAACCTACACAGCAAGGCCAGCATGACCATGCCGGACGTGTACTTTGTCAACATGGCAGTGGCAGGCCTGGTGCTCAGCGCCCTGGCCCCCGTGCACCTGCTCGGCCCCCCGAGCTCCCGGTGGGCGCTGTGGAGTGTGGGCGGCGAAGTCCACGTGGCACTGCAGATCCCCTTCAATGTGTCCTCACTGGTGGCCATGTACTCCACCGCCCTGCTGAGCCTCGACCACTACATCGAGCGTGCACTGCCGCGGACCTACATGGCCAGCGTGTACAACACGCGGCACGTGTGTGGCTTCGTGTGGGGCGGCGCGCTGCTGACCAGCTTCTCCTCGCTGCTCTTCTACATCTGCAGCCACGTGTCCACCCGCGCGCTGGAGTGCGCCAAGATGCAGAACGCAGAAGCTGCCGACGCCACGCTGGTGTTCATCGGCTACGTGGTGCCAGCACTGGCCGCCCTCTACGCGCTGGTGCTACTCTCCCGCGTCCACAGGGAGGACACGCCCCTGGACCGGGACACGGGCCGGCTGGAGCCCTCGGCACACAGGCTGCTGGTGGCCACCGTGTGCACGCAGTTTGGGCTCTGGACGCCGCACTATCTGATCCTGCTGGGGCACACGGTCATCATCTCGCGAGGGAAGCCCGTGGACGCACACTACCTGGGGCTACTGCACTTTGTGAAGGATTtctccaaactcctggccttctcCAGCAGCTTTGTGACACCACTTCTCTACCGCTACATGAACCAGAGCTTCCCCAGCAAGCTCCGACGGCTGATGAAAAAGCTGCCCTGCGGGGACCGGCACTGCTCCCCGGACCACATGGGGGTGCAGCAGGTGCTGGCGTAG